A genomic segment from Rahnella aceris encodes:
- a CDS encoding ABC transporter permease, with translation MDSINKSLRLPTLRGLVSGPQSLLTPLHLAALGIALGVLTPIVALIWQATQADFSHWDNLITFVLPSVLKNTGLLLAGVAVIVGVTGVGSAWAVTAWDFPGRKILSWALLLPLAMPTYIVAFAWLDLLHPLGPLQTFIRFLLGFDSPRQFRLPDLRSLPGAIILLGLVLYPYVYLTTRAMFISQPAHLLEAARTLGCSAAGVFFRVALPMARPALAVGISLALLETLNDIGASEFLGVQTLTVTVYTTWISRSDLAGAAQIACMMLMFIFCILTLEFYGRRKQGLSSRSLREIQPTRVRGWRGWLLSSVIALPVILGFLAPVVFLAWESAKRLGEENPLSPSLLSALQNTLSLAAGTTLVVVCVSLLVAWSARHSAADNTMSGFRRGVMRLASLGYAVPGTILAIGFLTPAMAADKWLADLMDIRGLPLMSAGILLVICCAMRFQAIAIGALDSGLGRIPLSLEQASRLLGENGAGTFVRVHFPLLRPALVSSALLVFADAMKELPTTLLLRPVNFETLATLLYAEAARGTYEEGAIAALMIVLAGTLPVILLVRHQMTRHG, from the coding sequence TTGGATTCGATCAATAAATCACTTCGTCTTCCGACGTTACGCGGCCTGGTTTCCGGGCCGCAGTCATTATTAACGCCGCTGCATCTTGCCGCGCTAGGTATTGCGCTTGGCGTACTCACACCTATCGTTGCGCTAATCTGGCAGGCGACACAGGCTGATTTCTCGCACTGGGATAATCTCATTACTTTTGTGCTGCCTTCGGTGTTGAAAAATACCGGGCTTTTGCTGGCAGGTGTCGCCGTGATCGTGGGGGTGACTGGCGTCGGCAGCGCGTGGGCGGTCACAGCATGGGATTTCCCCGGACGCAAAATACTTAGCTGGGCGTTACTGCTGCCGCTAGCCATGCCGACTTATATTGTGGCCTTTGCCTGGCTTGACCTGCTGCATCCCCTTGGCCCGCTACAAACATTCATTCGTTTTTTGCTGGGCTTCGACAGTCCGCGGCAGTTCCGTTTACCGGATTTACGCTCCCTGCCCGGCGCCATTATTCTGCTCGGCTTAGTGCTGTATCCTTACGTTTATCTGACGACCCGTGCGATGTTCATCAGCCAACCTGCACATTTGCTGGAAGCCGCTCGTACCCTGGGTTGCAGCGCTGCCGGTGTTTTCTTTCGTGTTGCCCTGCCGATGGCTCGCCCGGCGCTGGCTGTCGGTATCAGCCTGGCGCTACTGGAAACGCTCAATGATATCGGCGCATCTGAATTTCTTGGCGTACAAACGTTAACCGTCACCGTCTACACCACCTGGATTTCGCGTTCCGATCTTGCCGGTGCCGCGCAAATCGCCTGCATGATGCTGATGTTTATTTTCTGCATTCTGACGCTGGAATTTTATGGTCGCAGAAAACAAGGCCTTAGCAGCCGCAGCTTGCGAGAGATTCAACCTACCAGAGTACGCGGCTGGCGTGGATGGCTGCTCAGCTCGGTTATTGCGTTACCGGTTATTCTGGGGTTCCTCGCACCGGTTGTATTTTTAGCCTGGGAAAGCGCAAAGCGTTTAGGTGAAGAAAATCCCCTCTCCCCTTCGTTGCTTTCAGCCTTACAAAATACGCTGTCGCTGGCGGCAGGCACCACTCTGGTGGTGGTTTGCGTCAGTTTACTGGTGGCCTGGAGCGCGAGGCACAGTGCCGCAGATAACACGATGTCGGGCTTTCGTCGCGGCGTAATGCGCCTTGCGTCCTTAGGCTATGCGGTGCCTGGCACCATTCTGGCGATTGGTTTTCTCACTCCGGCAATGGCAGCAGACAAATGGTTGGCAGATTTAATGGATATTCGCGGCTTACCGCTGATGTCAGCCGGTATCTTGCTGGTTATCTGCTGCGCGATGCGCTTCCAGGCCATTGCCATCGGCGCACTGGATTCCGGGCTTGGCCGTATCCCTCTTTCGCTGGAACAAGCATCGCGTTTGTTGGGGGAAAATGGTGCGGGGACTTTCGTGCGGGTTCACTTCCCGTTGCTGCGCCCCGCGCTGGTTAGCAGCGCATTATTAGTCTTTGCCGACGCGATGAAAGAACTGCCGACAACCTTGCTTTTACGCCCGGTAAACTTCGAGACGCTGGCAACGTTACTCTATGCAGAAGCAGCTCGTGGAACCTATGAAGAAGGGGCCATTGCCGCCTTAATGATTGTTCTCGCAGGCACGCTGCCGGTTATATTGCTGGTGCGTCATCAGATGACTCGCCACGGCTAA
- a CDS encoding FadR/GntR family transcriptional regulator, producing the protein MSIEMTHQPEPVRRKRTDEIVDAIKESIISENLLPGDRLPQEKDLITRYAAGKGTVREALKSLEVQGLIRTKTGPGGGAFIDSMTESRAMSLLSNYLFTRQLSISNIYALRKALEPLVAVSAIGNIDAKGFVKLHQLIAVYDHEPADEAERWEQRMAELDFHGVVASYSDNVLLAFICHFLQRLLKDLAVCKDIYQRPEPVARSVGIDYQYRLIDAMRRQDAATVQQIMTEHMQHAEDAMLGLEATLEERFLSDRAE; encoded by the coding sequence ATGAGTATTGAAATGACACACCAACCGGAACCGGTACGCCGCAAGCGCACTGATGAAATTGTCGATGCCATCAAAGAGAGCATCATCAGCGAGAATCTGCTGCCCGGCGACCGTCTGCCGCAGGAGAAAGATCTGATAACGCGTTATGCCGCAGGGAAAGGCACAGTGCGTGAAGCGCTGAAATCTTTAGAGGTTCAGGGGCTGATCCGCACCAAAACCGGCCCCGGTGGCGGTGCGTTTATTGATTCAATGACCGAATCTCGCGCCATGAGTTTGCTGTCCAATTATCTGTTTACCCGTCAGCTTTCCATCAGCAATATCTACGCCTTGCGCAAAGCGCTGGAGCCTCTGGTGGCGGTCAGCGCCATCGGCAATATCGACGCCAAAGGCTTCGTGAAACTGCATCAGCTGATTGCCGTCTACGATCATGAACCCGCTGACGAAGCTGAACGCTGGGAACAGCGCATGGCCGAACTGGATTTTCACGGCGTGGTGGCCAGTTATTCTGACAACGTTCTGCTGGCGTTTATCTGCCATTTCCTGCAACGTCTGCTCAAAGATTTGGCCGTCTGCAAAGATATTTACCAGCGCCCCGAGCCGGTGGCGCGCAGCGTCGGCATTGATTATCAATATCGCCTGATCGACGCGATGCGCCGTCAGGATGCCGCCACCGTTCAGCAGATCATGACCGAACACATGCAGCATGCCGAAGACGCCATGCTTGGGCTGGAAGCCACGCTTGAGGAGCGTTTTTTGAGCGACCGGGCGGAGTGA
- a CDS encoding extracellular solute-binding protein codes for MNALPRTGLRRITLASALVFSVSLPAFAQDTLTLYTTREPGLIQPLLDSWTQSSGIKVNTVYIKDGMLERVKAEGQNSPADLLMTVDAGNLIDLVEAGVTQPVESQTLKTAIPANLRGADNQWFALSMRARVLYAEKSLAMDNWHYEQLSSPEYKGKVCIRSGQHPYNTGLIAAMIAHHGEAKTEEWLRGVKANLARKATGGDRDVARDILGGICDIGLANSYYIGHMKNAKEGTDARKWGDAIKVVKPTFEQGGTHVNISGAAVARYAPNKADAVKLMEYLVSAPAQQQYAKANFEYPVLKGVALDPVITATIGEIDVDKIPLTEMVKYRKQASLLVDKVGFDQ; via the coding sequence ATGAATGCTTTGCCTCGCACCGGACTGCGCCGTATCACGCTTGCATCGGCTCTGGTTTTCTCCGTCAGCCTTCCGGCTTTCGCCCAAGATACTTTGACGCTTTATACCACTCGCGAACCCGGTCTGATCCAGCCATTGCTGGATAGCTGGACACAATCGAGCGGCATAAAAGTCAATACGGTTTACATCAAGGATGGCATGCTCGAACGTGTTAAAGCGGAAGGCCAGAACTCCCCTGCCGACCTGCTAATGACGGTAGATGCAGGAAATCTCATTGATTTAGTGGAAGCAGGTGTGACACAGCCTGTGGAGTCACAAACGCTTAAGACGGCTATTCCGGCAAACTTGCGAGGAGCAGATAATCAGTGGTTTGCGCTTTCTATGCGCGCTCGCGTGCTTTACGCCGAGAAATCGCTGGCGATGGATAACTGGCATTACGAACAGCTTTCCAGCCCGGAATACAAAGGCAAAGTGTGTATTCGCTCCGGCCAGCATCCTTACAATACCGGACTGATTGCCGCCATGATTGCCCACCACGGTGAAGCGAAAACCGAAGAGTGGCTGCGTGGTGTGAAGGCTAATCTGGCACGTAAAGCGACTGGCGGCGATCGTGACGTTGCTCGCGATATCCTCGGCGGTATTTGCGATATTGGCCTCGCAAACTCTTACTATATCGGCCATATGAAAAACGCCAAAGAAGGCACCGATGCGCGTAAGTGGGGCGATGCCATTAAAGTGGTGAAACCTACCTTTGAACAAGGCGGCACGCACGTGAATATCAGTGGTGCTGCAGTGGCTCGTTATGCGCCGAACAAAGCTGATGCCGTAAAACTGATGGAATATCTGGTTTCCGCACCCGCCCAGCAACAATACGCCAAAGCGAACTTTGAATACCCGGTGCTGAAAGGTGTGGCGCTTGATCCGGTGATCACCGCCACCATCGGTGAAATCGATGTCGATAAAATCCCGTTAACCGAGATGGTGAAATACCGTAAACAAGCGAGCCTGCTGGTAGATAAAGTTGGATTCGATCAATAA
- a CDS encoding LysE family translocator gives MRQHTIQLLPLTVAGIEAVNANSDISFGRHTHDQFGIGLMDSGGQKSLYTGVAYLLFMAWQTLRDKTLLSAGCPGLALSHRALIQQAVVANLLNPKLSLFFLAFLPQFIATRDVHPTQSMLILSAIFAAMTFAVFSLYGIFASAVSHSVLGNHRVMTGIRWGVALAFTAVGIRLAMAVQ, from the coding sequence ATGCGCCAACATACCATTCAACTTCTCCCCCTTACTGTAGCGGGTATCGAGGCGGTAAACGCCAACAGCGATATCTCTTTTGGGCGGCATACTCACGACCAGTTCGGCATTGGTTTGATGGACAGCGGCGGGCAAAAATCCCTGTATACCGGTGTGGCTTACCTGCTGTTTATGGCGTGGCAAACGCTACGGGATAAGACACTTTTATCCGCTGGCTGCCCCGGGTTAGCGTTATCTCATCGCGCCTTGATACAGCAGGCTGTGGTTGCCAATCTTCTTAATCCCAAGCTTTCGCTATTTTTCCTGGCATTTCTTCCGCAGTTTATCGCCACCAGGGATGTACACCCCACACAGAGCATGTTGATTCTTTCTGCAATTTTTGCGGCCATGACTTTTGCTGTGTTTTCTCTGTATGGCATTTTTGCTTCGGCTGTTAGTCATAGTGTATTAGGAAATCACAGGGTGATGACCGGCATTCGTTGGGGTGTAGCGCTGGCCTTTACTGCAGTTGGGATTCGACTGGCGATGGCCGTGCAATAA
- a CDS encoding GGDEF domain-containing protein produces MPFLKYESGLFTKNKSRKILYMPMALSVMLCIFVMVFNLVAFSTKQNEGSWIQNSGWIFDGIQLLILNFILWNFNRLLLKTSLRRWINAGLMIWIVSAAFDLMDEIIRQPMWVGYYLEDLSKLAGMVCVSAGIYFIVRYVNNKYSDMSINSFRDELTRLPNRRYFKNALMDLDNVSVYVFLIDIDFFKNINDKYGHYIGDDVLRAFSLMLSELFKNNVIAARVGGEEFAVIVQTSVFEEARLMAEKILVHVRELVINDEIRFTVSIGAGIKKENESQESLFRRIDIALYQAKHSGRNRVEWVEE; encoded by the coding sequence ATGCCATTTTTGAAGTATGAAAGCGGACTTTTTACTAAAAACAAATCACGTAAAATTCTGTATATGCCAATGGCATTATCGGTGATGCTGTGTATTTTTGTTATGGTGTTTAATCTTGTCGCATTTTCTACAAAACAGAACGAGGGTTCCTGGATACAAAATTCTGGCTGGATATTTGATGGCATCCAATTGCTGATACTTAACTTTATCTTGTGGAACTTTAATCGATTATTATTGAAAACCAGTCTTCGCCGATGGATAAACGCGGGGCTGATGATATGGATTGTGTCTGCAGCATTTGATCTGATGGATGAAATTATTCGCCAGCCGATGTGGGTCGGGTATTATCTTGAGGATCTCAGTAAGCTGGCAGGTATGGTCTGCGTCTCGGCAGGCATCTATTTCATCGTACGTTATGTGAATAATAAATATTCGGATATGAGTATTAATTCATTCCGTGATGAGCTTACACGTTTGCCAAATCGTCGTTATTTTAAAAACGCCCTTATGGACTTAGATAATGTCAGTGTTTACGTCTTTTTAATCGATATTGACTTCTTCAAAAATATAAATGACAAATACGGCCACTACATTGGCGATGATGTCCTGAGAGCCTTTAGCCTGATGCTCAGTGAACTCTTTAAAAATAACGTCATCGCCGCCCGCGTCGGCGGAGAAGAATTTGCCGTCATCGTGCAAACGTCAGTATTTGAAGAAGCACGATTAATGGCCGAAAAAATATTAGTTCATGTCAGAGAATTAGTGATTAATGATGAAATTCGCTTCACCGTCAGCATCGGTGCCGGGATAAAAAAAGAAAATGAAAGCCAGGAAAGCTTGTTCCGACGTATAGATATCGCGTTGTACCAGGCGAAGCACTCTGGAAGAAATCGTGTCGAATGGGTGGAGGAGTAA
- a CDS encoding helix-turn-helix domain-containing protein, whose amino-acid sequence MTSKVNITTDADAARINEAVSARTKLYRSQKKMSLDELSRRAGVSKGMLVEIEGCRANPSIALLCRLASAMNVSVADFVNVAGKPAVHLINAGDIPVLWKGEKGGSARLLAGTSGPDMVELWEWVLYPGETFESPGHPEGTSELLHVSGGTLTLVVSDTTYVISPGGAAVARTDAPHAYMNSGTEVTVFTMTVNEKGR is encoded by the coding sequence ATGACCAGTAAAGTCAATATAACGACCGACGCCGATGCAGCCAGAATAAACGAGGCCGTTTCCGCGCGCACAAAGCTTTACCGCAGCCAGAAAAAAATGTCGCTCGATGAGCTTTCCCGCCGTGCGGGCGTCAGTAAGGGAATGCTGGTTGAGATAGAAGGATGCCGGGCCAACCCCAGCATTGCCCTGCTCTGCCGCCTTGCGTCTGCGATGAACGTCTCCGTGGCCGATTTTGTCAACGTAGCTGGCAAGCCCGCAGTTCATCTCATCAATGCCGGTGACATTCCCGTACTCTGGAAAGGAGAAAAAGGTGGCAGCGCGCGCCTGCTTGCGGGCACGAGCGGGCCGGACATGGTCGAGCTGTGGGAGTGGGTGCTTTACCCCGGGGAAACCTTTGAGTCTCCCGGCCATCCGGAAGGCACCAGTGAACTGCTTCATGTGTCCGGCGGGACCCTGACGCTCGTCGTCAGCGACACCACTTACGTGATAAGCCCCGGGGGTGCAGCGGTTGCAAGAACAGACGCGCCGCATGCCTATATGAACAGTGGCACGGAGGTGACCGTGTTTACCATGACGGTAAATGAGAAAGGCCGCTGA
- a CDS encoding pyridoxamine 5'-phosphate oxidase family protein, with translation MADENMLITDSNELEQLYGAVAKPSLTKVTDHIHPAYRPFIEASTFVALATSGPDGLDVSPRGDPAGFIYIEDAKTLFLPDRRGNNRIDSLRNILNDNRVALLFLIPGIGETLRISGTAEIRKDPALLDKFAINNQSPKTVLRISVESVFFQCSRAIIRSKLWDPAAQIDRQALPSTGSILSMISQSEIDGLAYDEALPERLKNTLY, from the coding sequence ATGGCTGATGAAAACATGCTCATTACTGATAGTAATGAGCTTGAGCAACTTTACGGTGCGGTAGCAAAGCCTTCTTTAACAAAGGTGACAGACCATATTCATCCTGCCTACCGCCCCTTTATTGAAGCATCAACATTCGTGGCGCTTGCAACATCGGGACCTGATGGTCTGGATGTATCGCCAAGAGGTGATCCTGCAGGCTTCATTTACATCGAGGATGCTAAAACTTTATTTTTGCCTGACCGCCGGGGTAATAACCGCATTGATAGTCTACGCAATATATTAAATGACAATCGGGTTGCGCTTCTCTTTTTAATTCCCGGCATTGGCGAAACTTTGCGTATAAGTGGCACAGCTGAAATACGTAAAGACCCGGCTTTGCTGGATAAATTCGCAATCAATAATCAATCCCCTAAAACGGTATTGCGCATTTCAGTGGAAAGCGTTTTTTTCCAGTGTAGCAGAGCGATCATTCGCTCAAAACTCTGGGATCCTGCCGCACAAATTGACAGGCAGGCTCTGCCCAGCACAGGAAGTATCCTGAGTATGATCTCACAGTCAGAAATTGATGGTTTGGCTTACGACGAGGCCTTGCCGGAGCGATTGAAAAACACACTTTACTGA
- a CDS encoding ATP-binding cassette domain-containing protein — MSNVIEVNGLVKTFGSTSGWFSGRKLQVEAVKGISLHLAEGETLAVVGESGSGKSTLARMLVGLERPTSGTIKLMGEAMSTHAKRSDKAFGQMIQYVFQDPVASLNPRKTIADTLDVPLRYLCAYPTMRRKARMLELMEAVQMPADALSGYPHEFSGGQAQRLAIARALAAEARILVLDEPVSALDVSVQAQVLLLLDRLKREFGLSYLFISHDLAVVESIADRVAVMYHGDLVECADNDRLFNAPQHAYTQRLLASAPRV, encoded by the coding sequence ATGAGCAACGTGATTGAAGTCAACGGGCTGGTGAAAACCTTCGGCAGTACCTCCGGCTGGTTCTCCGGCCGCAAACTGCAGGTTGAAGCGGTAAAAGGGATATCTCTGCATCTGGCTGAAGGCGAAACGCTGGCGGTAGTGGGTGAAAGTGGTTCAGGTAAAAGTACGCTGGCGCGAATGCTGGTCGGTCTGGAACGTCCGACGTCCGGCACCATTAAACTGATGGGCGAAGCGATGTCGACACATGCTAAACGCAGCGACAAAGCCTTCGGCCAGATGATTCAGTATGTTTTTCAGGATCCTGTGGCCTCGCTCAACCCCCGAAAAACCATCGCTGATACGCTGGATGTGCCGCTGCGTTATTTATGCGCCTACCCCACCATGCGACGTAAAGCGCGAATGCTGGAATTGATGGAGGCAGTGCAGATGCCTGCCGATGCGCTCAGTGGTTATCCGCATGAGTTTTCTGGCGGTCAGGCTCAGCGGTTAGCGATTGCCCGCGCACTGGCGGCCGAGGCCCGTATTCTGGTGCTTGACGAGCCGGTCAGTGCTTTAGATGTGTCGGTACAGGCACAGGTTTTGTTATTACTCGATCGCCTGAAACGTGAGTTCGGCCTGTCGTATCTGTTTATCAGCCATGATTTAGCGGTGGTGGAGTCCATTGCCGATCGCGTGGCGGTGATGTATCACGGTGATTTAGTAGAATGCGCGGATAACGATCGGTTGTTCAACGCACCGCAGCACGCCTACACGCAACGTCTTCTGGCCAGTGCGCCAAGGGTTTAA
- a CDS encoding dTMP kinase, with product MSRPLFISLDGPKGVGKTTLLEAMTKVLRADNKKVVRLCEKKSDPYRRETMALVNRLARNPSRDLELEVCERFADSRAWISRHVLTKQPPDSIILMDRWYPSEAAFRRMVPFAEILQLNIERNVRMPDLHVGVVTAPDISWARAAARPRGLSSTVIHKLEDHVACTQAFEREVADHGWVLCRNEGMIEDATMQVISEIYRVPGCP from the coding sequence ATGAGTCGTCCGTTGTTTATTTCTCTGGATGGGCCCAAGGGGGTCGGCAAAACCACACTGTTGGAGGCCATGACGAAAGTACTCAGGGCTGACAACAAGAAGGTGGTCCGGCTTTGCGAGAAAAAAAGCGATCCTTACAGGAGGGAAACAATGGCCCTCGTGAACAGGCTCGCCAGAAATCCCTCCCGGGATTTGGAGCTGGAGGTTTGTGAGCGCTTTGCTGATAGCCGTGCATGGATTTCCCGGCATGTGCTGACTAAACAGCCACCGGACAGCATTATCTTGATGGATCGTTGGTACCCGTCGGAAGCCGCGTTTCGCCGGATGGTTCCATTTGCAGAGATTTTACAGCTTAACATTGAACGAAATGTGAGAATGCCAGACCTGCATGTCGGGGTGGTTACCGCGCCTGATATTTCATGGGCGAGGGCCGCAGCCCGACCGCGTGGGCTAAGTAGTACGGTGATTCATAAGCTGGAAGATCATGTCGCCTGTACCCAGGCGTTCGAGCGGGAAGTTGCAGATCACGGCTGGGTTTTATGCCGTAATGAAGGAATGATCGAAGACGCAACGATGCAGGTTATTTCTGAGATCTACAGAGTGCCCGGATGCCCATAG
- a CDS encoding ABC transporter ATP-binding protein, producing the protein MSEIALRLQDVHVAYDNGQQPVLKGFSMSVREGELACLLGASGCGKTTVLRAVAGFERLQSGEIYVSQHRVAGPGLHLPPEKRHVGMVFQEYALFPHLTAQQNVAFGLRRIPREEQQARVTALLRLVELHSHASRYPHELSGGQQQRIALARALAPNPEILLLDEPFSSLDKKTRERLGGEVRDILREAGQTALLVTHSEQEAQLMADHIGYVQQGEYHKIKVDDSNYANI; encoded by the coding sequence ATGTCAGAAATTGCGTTACGCCTTCAGGATGTGCATGTGGCTTATGACAACGGCCAGCAACCGGTATTGAAAGGATTTTCAATGTCAGTACGTGAGGGGGAGCTTGCTTGCTTATTGGGAGCCTCGGGTTGCGGGAAAACCACGGTGCTGCGTGCCGTTGCCGGGTTTGAACGGCTGCAAAGCGGTGAGATCTATGTTTCACAGCATCGCGTTGCCGGGCCAGGTCTTCATCTGCCGCCAGAAAAACGTCATGTCGGCATGGTCTTTCAGGAATATGCGTTATTCCCACACCTGACAGCTCAACAGAATGTCGCGTTTGGCCTGCGCAGGATACCGCGTGAGGAGCAACAAGCCAGAGTGACGGCGCTGTTAAGACTGGTGGAATTGCATAGCCATGCCAGCCGCTATCCCCACGAACTCTCCGGCGGGCAACAACAGCGCATTGCGTTGGCTCGCGCGCTGGCACCGAATCCAGAGATCCTATTGCTGGATGAGCCCTTTTCCAGTCTGGATAAAAAAACGCGCGAGCGACTCGGCGGCGAGGTGCGCGATATTCTGCGTGAAGCCGGGCAAACGGCACTTCTGGTGACGCACAGTGAGCAAGAAGCGCAATTGATGGCAGATCATATTGGTTATGTGCAACAGGGTGAATATCACAAAATAAAGGTGGACGATTCGAACTACGCGAACATTTAG
- a CDS encoding B3/B4 domain-containing protein, whose translation MPAVSPSISPEIYRIAPGFRALSICVKAAPVADERVGEVALREACEAAQAGQPAWAEAHLSAWAEVFRAFGAKPKRTPCSAEALRKRVIKDGTMAALDPVVDLYNAVSIRYAIPVGGENLAAYVGMPQLVVADGTEIFDTMKDGQPGSESPEAGEVVWRDDTGVTCRRWNWRQGVRTRLSVADSSMWFILESLPEMPVDALHAAGRMLTDGLEKMMPGVRCQTVLISNVLSDAE comes from the coding sequence ATGCCAGCCGTGTCACCGTCAATCAGCCCTGAAATTTACCGCATCGCACCGGGTTTTCGTGCGCTCAGCATCTGCGTGAAAGCGGCCCCCGTGGCCGATGAGCGGGTGGGGGAAGTCGCGCTGCGGGAAGCCTGCGAGGCCGCTCAGGCCGGGCAGCCAGCCTGGGCTGAGGCCCACCTCAGCGCATGGGCGGAGGTATTCCGCGCCTTCGGTGCAAAACCTAAGCGTACGCCCTGTTCGGCAGAAGCCCTGAGAAAGCGCGTCATAAAGGATGGCACGATGGCCGCTCTCGATCCGGTGGTTGATCTGTATAACGCGGTCAGCATCCGGTATGCCATTCCGGTAGGTGGTGAAAACCTTGCGGCTTACGTCGGGATGCCGCAGCTGGTTGTTGCTGACGGAACCGAAATTTTTGACACTATGAAAGACGGTCAGCCGGGAAGCGAGTCACCGGAGGCGGGAGAAGTTGTCTGGCGCGATGACACCGGTGTGACCTGCCGCCGGTGGAACTGGCGACAAGGCGTCCGGACGCGGCTGAGCGTGGCAGACAGCAGCATGTGGTTCATCCTTGAGAGCCTGCCTGAAATGCCTGTGGATGCGCTGCATGCGGCTGGCAGAATGCTGACAGACGGCCTGGAAAAAATGATGCCCGGGGTGCGCTGTCAGACCGTTCTTATCAGCAACGTATTGTCTGACGCGGAATAA
- a CDS encoding chorismate mutase: MNFLSIEDVRNRIDQIDRELVKMIAQRSECVKAAAAFKIDHSAVRAPDRVQQVIDKVCQQATEAGLPEVIIEKVYRTMIGAFIDYELEQHDQLRQEKR; encoded by the coding sequence ATGAATTTTTTGTCAATTGAAGATGTTAGAAATCGAATCGATCAGATTGATCGCGAACTGGTTAAGATGATCGCGCAACGCAGCGAATGTGTTAAAGCTGCAGCAGCTTTCAAAATTGACCACTCAGCCGTTCGCGCGCCTGACCGCGTCCAACAGGTCATCGACAAGGTATGTCAACAGGCCACTGAAGCAGGACTTCCCGAAGTGATTATCGAAAAGGTCTACCGGACAATGATCGGTGCGTTTATCGATTATGAACTCGAGCAACACGACCAGCTCCGACAGGAAAAACGCTGA
- a CDS encoding glutathione peroxidase: MITFHQLTATSLDGQLISMADYAGKLVLVVNTASHCGFTPQYAGLEALYKKYAAQGLVVLGFPCNQFGKQEPGGADEIAQTCHINYGVSFPIFEKVEVNGAATHPVFRYLKNELPGVLGGRIKWNFTKFLIGRDGKPLKRFAPFTTPEKMETVILAALEI; encoded by the coding sequence ATGATCACCTTTCATCAACTCACCGCCACCAGTCTGGATGGCCAGCTCATCTCTATGGCCGACTATGCGGGTAAGCTGGTTCTGGTGGTGAATACCGCCAGCCATTGTGGCTTCACGCCACAATACGCAGGCCTTGAAGCGCTCTACAAGAAGTACGCTGCACAGGGTCTGGTGGTGCTTGGTTTTCCCTGCAACCAGTTCGGTAAGCAGGAACCCGGCGGCGCCGACGAAATCGCGCAGACCTGTCACATCAACTATGGTGTGAGCTTCCCGATATTCGAAAAAGTGGAGGTCAACGGCGCTGCTACGCACCCGGTGTTTAGGTATCTGAAAAACGAATTGCCCGGTGTACTCGGTGGGCGGATCAAGTGGAACTTCACTAAGTTCCTGATCGGACGCGACGGCAAACCGCTCAAGCGTTTTGCACCGTTCACCACCCCGGAGAAAATGGAAACCGTAATACTTGCTGCACTTGAAATCTAA